The Leptolyngbya sp. FACHB-261 genomic interval CGTCAGCATGTGGTCGCGGACTTGGGTTGGGATGGCAGCAGTTTCAAAGCGCTCCCGAATTTTTTCGGGAATGGCCGCTTGAGCAGCAGAAGCTAGACCAAGGGTGAAGAGGGTGGCTAGAGCGGCGTTGCGAAGAGTGCTTTTCATGTTCTTTACCTCAGACTGTTTGGACTCGAACTCTCTATGTCCTTAATGTAAGCCCTAACAGTTCGTATGTCAACAGTCTGGACAAAGGATTTTTGAGAGGGGCTAGAAACCCCTTGCCCAAGCCGCTCGTTTTTGCTGTTCGCTACCGGGTTTGCTAGAGCTGCTCTCTCTAGATTCGAAATCGCTTCGCTAGCGGGTCGCTCCCAAGGATTAACTCCTGCATTGCACAGGTCAAGACCTCAGCAAAAGGTTCGGAGCCAATGCCTCTAGCCCTGCGAGCGGAGCGGAGCACCCGTAGGGCACGGCCTTGACTCGGCCTGAAGACCTTGAACTGATTCCCAATAAAAAGCTCCTGAGACGTTTTGGGGCATTGGAACTGGCTCCAGTCGCAAGGCGATTAAGGATTGGTTTACAGCTAATAGCAACGGGTTGATGACTATCACGAGCGCAACGGGCTTACTGGCTCTAGGCGCAAAGGCAGGAGGCTTGGGGAATGAAGAGACCTTGATGCCATACTGGTTTTTCAGTATTTTCACAATGTTCTCTTGCACCCAGCTCACACGGCTGAGCTTTTCTTTTAGGTCTTACCCTAGCTGCCCTACCAGGCCCCACTAGTAGCCCTCAAGACCCAGGAGACCAAAGCATTCCAAGTGCTTGCACACCGCTCAGCTTCACTCGCCACTGCTGTCCCAGCTTCCGCTCAGGTCACCTTTTAACAGGTATATCTGCCGTTTCACCTGGGAAGTCCTGAAAAATTGCTCCCCGTTCTTGTAGCGCAGTTTTGTCCGTATCGGTTAGACCATCGTTGTTACCAAATACAGTAAGCTCTACCACTGAAGTCTTAAGCTTGACTCCTCTAAGGCTAGCTTCGATCAGGTCAGCTTCACTGAGGTCAGCCTCGCTAAGGGTGGCTCTCCTGAGATCAGCCTCGCTGAGGTTAGCCTCGATAAGGTTGGCTTCGCTGAGGTTAGCTGACCTGAGGTCAACTCCAACAAGGTCCGCTCCCCTGAGGTTGATTCCGCTGAGGTTGATTCTAATGCCCTGCCTCTCAGACCGCTCAGCTAAAAATACTAGGGGAGCAGCTAGAAAGGCTCAAAAGCAAGAAGATGCGGCTTCGCTTAATTCCAGATGCTAAGAAGCCGAGGCTTGCAGTAATCGACATCGACAGCATAAGCGTCGAAGCTGCCTAAGATGACCGAGGAGGAATTTCAGGCATGGAGAGAAAGGATTTCCGAATGGCACTCAATCCTTGACATGCAATACTGGCGATTTACATAGGCTTGAAGATGATAGATACAGCAAGCTATTCTGAGGAAGAGAGAGCTAGAGTCCAGGGCGACTTCTTAGAGCTAATGCAGCTCACAGCAAAACACTAGGGATTGAAATCCCAGAAGTGTAGGATTGTCTGTACCTAGCTTATAATCTCCTGCCGGAGGTTTTTATCTTCTTAAACCCAGTTTGCAAGACTAGGTTTTTCTCATGAAGCAGTTTGCGGATATGCTTAGGTCATTAATATTAGATGTCTGACATCCATAGCGTGTAAGCAATTAGAAGTCTAGGCATGCCATTGTTTTTCGTGAAATCAAGGAAGCTATCCTCTTCACTAGAGCCGTCGCTTATTGTAATCAGCACTGCTGCGTAGTTGTGCTTCACGGCAAAGAAACCAGGCCTTCCTTCAATGCCTTTTGATAAGACAATAAGCTTTGGGCACTCGTCCCTAGATAGACAAAACCCTCTAGCGCTAGCCAATTCATTAGGCTAGCAAAATTATGCTGGGTTGCAATCAAGCTAGCAAGGTCATCCAAAGTAGTCATATTGATTACTTGTAAAGCGCAACTTTGCAGTTTAGCGACTTTGGTCCCCGCTGCCTGCTAGTTTGCCGCTGGTCCTGCCCAACTTTATGAGCTGGGCTTTTCCTTAGCTAGAGGCGGTAGCTGGAAAGGCGCAAGTATATTCCTGTGGGTAGTGCCTACCCACATCTACAGAGTCAAAAGTCATACGACGATGAATGTAGGAGGAGATGTTTTGGGAAAGTGGGCGATCCCACTCCCAGGGGAAGAGAAAACAGGAGATTACGTCACAGTCTATTTCTTCAAAGGCAGATGGAATCCAATACTGTATTGCCCACTAGCTCAAGGCATTGAGTTGAGCAGGCAGGCCTTGGCAAAGGGAATCGAAATTCTCGTTTTCCCTTCGAGGTTGGACCCCAATAGTTGTCCCTCTCGGACCAGTTCCTAACAAAAAGCTCCCCGCAGTGCCTCGGGGAGCTGAACTGGTCGTTTTTGTGCCAAATGGCCCCCTCCAGGATTCCCCTCGAGCTGGGCTTTTCCAACAAGAAAGCCCCTGCCATGAGGCGGGGGCTTAGATGTCTGAGGAAATCGTCAAAGTCGTGGGACAGCGCGGCGCTGGCGATTACCTGTTGAGGCTTACGCGGTCAGCATGTGGGTTTCTACTTGGGCGGGAATCGCAGCTGTCTCAAACCGCTCACGGATTTTGTCGGGAATTGCGGCTTGCAGGTTGCGCACGTCGTACTGAGCGTCAGAGGGGCCAATCACACCAGCCGAGGCAGTCAGCAGGCGGTCCCGCAGTTGTTGGGGAATCTCAGCCGTCAGCATGTGGTCCCGGACTTGCTGAGGAATCTCAGCGGTCAACATGTGGTCCCGCACTTGGGTTGGGATGGCAGCAGTTTCAAAGCGCTCCCGAATTTTTTCGGGGATAGCAGCTTGAGCAGCAGAAGCTAAACCGAGGGTGAAGAGGGTGACTAGAGCAGCGTTGCGAAGAGTGCTTTTCATTTCCTTTGCCTCAGACTGTTTGGATTCGAACTCTCGATGTCCTTAATGTAAACCCTTATTGTTTGTGTGTCAACAGTCTGAATCAGAGAATTTTCGACAAGCTTTGACCAGGTCCTAATAAGCAAGGCCCTAAGGGGATTGATTCGCTGCTGGTTTTGCAACCAGATCCCGCTCAGCCGTGCTTAATCGGTAAGCGAGCTGTAGGGCAACTGTAGGCTGGGATGGGTCGGTCGGACCCCAACCTTCCCAAATGCCCTCCCAAGCTGCAGGCGCAGAGTTCTTGGCTCCCCCTGTAGCTCTCATCTATATTGCTTGTGGCTCTGACGCAGTTGCTCACTGTCAAAGCCATAGACAGCAGCACTACCTAGCTTTTTATGAAAGCTGACTCAGGAGCTGATAGTTGATCGCACACCACCTGCAGCTTCGAGGCTTGATGAGCCCGCTCGATCTCAGTCTCGGCCTTCAGCTTTTGCTTCAGGGGTAGATAAACGCGTTTGACTTTGCCCTGCTCACAGGTGACATGGTTGCAGTAGGTTCGGCCATTGGGTTTAGGGTAAGCGGCGATTGAACCCTCCCGAGTTCCCTGAGCCACCAACTCTCTCACCGCCTGTTGCAGCTCTGCTACTGCTTGGGTGAGGTGAGTGGCAGCTCGGCCAACTGGAGTTAGAGAGTCATGCCAAACTTGAGGGCTTTGGCATGAAAGCAGGGTTGTTGCTTGAGGCGGCTTCGGAGCTTCTGCGTCACCGAGTGATTCATGCAAAAGTTCTGTGTCTTGGCATGAATTGCTCACCAGCGGCCCAAGCTCTGGCCCAACGGCTCCCGTTCCCGTCTGTTCATGCAAACTGCTGTTGCTTTGACATGAATGCAAAGATGCTTGGGCAGCAGCTTCTTCAGGCCAACCCAGAATTTCTGTAGGGGTACTGGTTATTGCGCGGCGCCGTCGTTTGCTCATCTGCCGCTCGCTACCTCCAGACAGACGCTCTTAGTCCAGCCCCAGCTGGCTTACCCCTGACACTCAAAGCCAGCAACTCCCCCAGCCGCTCCTGACGCTCAGGGCTCAACTGCTCTATCGCTTGCTCCAAGCTCTCGCTGCTGTAGCTCGAGGCCAGCTCCTGAAGCTGGGCAGGGGTCTCACACTGCTGCAGGGCAACACATAAGGCAGCCGGGGCAGGACTGCCCCAACTAGAGGGTAATGGTGCCGCAACTTCAATGTCGGATAATTCACTATTATCTTTGGTACGACTACGCTACGACTAAGTAAACCTAGCCTGAGGTAAACTGCTCAACAGTTGCCATTGGCGGTGCCACGCCTCGTCCCCAAGCTGAGAAATGCCGACGCTGTGCCAAGCTCACAGCCGCTGAGGCCCAAAAACTCCACGGGCCCGAAGGGGATGGTTGCTGGACCGATGAGGCCAACCGCTGCAATCGCCGCCGCAGCTACTACCGTCACCGCGACCGCTTCAATCAAAGCCGTCGTCTCCAACGAGACGTAAAACCAGGGCTCGAGAGAGTTGAGATTCTGGCGGTCCCGGCTGCTGTGCTGCATTTATATCGAGCGAGGGTGGATGACCCGTTGCATGCGGTCGGTGCCGAGTTATGGATCAGTCAAGAGCGCAGAGCACGCCTTGAGCCGGTTCACTGCTTTGGTCTAACTCCAGGCCAGTTGTCCACTTACGCCCAGCAAGTGCTAGCAGTGTTCTCGACCAAGTATGGGGCTCAGGATGGGAAACCGCTACGGCTGGAGAAGTTTGCCAGCCATGTCGAGTTGAACCCCCAAAACTGTCCGATTCGCCCCTGCCCCTTGCACCCCTGATGACCTCTGGCTTCACTGAGCAATTGGAACTGAAGTTGTGGGAGGACCTCAAGGCCGCCAGCGCAGATCCTGAGGGAGCTGATATTGGCCTGCTGCTGGGGGAATTGGAAGCAGTGGTTGCGATGATGGAAGAGCAGGAACGGATGCAAGTAGCTGCTGCTGCCATTGAGCAGATGGTGCAGCTGTATGAGCTGCGCTCTGGGGCTCTGTTAGGGGACTGGGAAGACAGGGGTAGGGTTGAAGGGCCGGTAATGAACGGGGATTGGTTGACAGCACTCGTGCGACAGACGATGGCGTTTGACTTAGCTAAGTTACTAGAACCACCGATACCGGAGCAGCGACGCAAGCGAGTCGGGGCAGTGGAGACAGGTGAGTCGATCACTGGCGTGGTAGACAAAGCAGTTTTACTGGAAGCGCTGGATGAGATAGCCCCAACAGAGGCATCTGATCCACTAGCAGTTGCCCATGCAGAGGATGTTGCAGCCTGGTCTCAAGCAGTGCTGGGATGGCTAGACAGACTAGCCACCAATAAAGCAGTGTCTTTGCTTGAATTACAGCAGGGGTTGGAGAGGCCTTCGGTTGAGGTTTGGCTGGGGCTTCTATTAGCAGGTGAGAGGCAGCCACGTTAGAGCAACATCTATACTTTTACGAGCCTGCTGGCCTCTGGCTCAAGCCTCTAATGGGCTAATCCACAAAATATTTATAGAGGGAGCAGAACATAGCATGAGTCGAATGCTGACCTCATAAACTACTGGTTCATTCATTTTGGGTAGGTGCTTGCGCTCCTACTTGGACGGAGATATTACCCCAACCAGGCGAATGTCTCTTGGCACCTATTCTTTGCTATCTCTCAACAAGCTTGTCGTAATATTTATCTTCATACTTTAATTTTTACCAATGTTAAAGCTGAGAGCTTCACCTAATGTTCTTTAGCCAGGTAATAGCTCCTGGTTTCGTGCTCCTGGTCAACAACAATGATAAAGGGTTCGCTCTTCAATTTTTAAATGTCTATTCTAGGTTTTCTGAAACAATAAAAAGACTTATGAAATGGTTTTTTAATCCATTTCTTCTGTATAATAGAATTAACCTAGTTCAAGCCTAATGCTTATGACTAAGCGTCAACCTGAAAACGTTAATGCTGATGCCTATCTGGATCGATTAGCTGCTGCTGTTCAACAGCAAACAGCTAATATCAGAAATTTGGACAAAAAGCTTGGAACTGTACTTTCTCATATAGAGCGCACGACTGAGCCTTCGCCCTTGCAGGGAGGGATCCTTGAAGAGCGTCTAGAAGCAATTGACAAACGTTTAGAAGCTATCACAGCTGTTGATCCCACACAATCAACAACTACAGGGAAATCAGTTAGAATCCGAACAACAAATGGACGATCAGTGACAGAAGTATTAATTTCTGGCAACTGTGCTCACCGTATACGGATCAGCCAGCCTCGGCCCTAGCGAGTGGGGGCAGTATAAACCTTTATACTGCCCCCACTCAAACGTAGGATGATGAGCTAGGTAACAGGGTAGAGGGGTTAATAATGTCTAAGATTGAGACTGAGCCCTCTATCCGCAACAACCAATGCTAGAAACTGACGATGATACTTGGAGCCACAACCATTGATGAGGAGGTTGTGGCATAAATTGAAGTTGATCTTTCTTCTGATAGCCCTCGTCCTGCAATGGCAAACCGCTACAACTGCAGGCACTAGAAAGTGCTTCAACCCATTCAGTAGGACGGTTTCAAGAAGGCTGAAGCAGCCAGCTCTTTCATACCATCGCAACAGCGCCGACCTGCGGCTGAAGAGGCGAGCTGAGGCTGGGAGATGTCAAGCGAAACGTGCTTAGCTGCCAGGTAATCAAGTGAACTGGAAAGTTCAACAACCTCCCAATTCATCTTCATATTGTGCCACTAAAGCCAGAGGCCAACGAGAGTAGCAACAGTCTAGATAAGCGTGAGAAGGGTAATCAGGTCTGTTTGAGCCTCTGCTGACGCACGACAGGAACGGCTCACTCCGGCCCATTCCAGCGTAGAGAGTGTAGGCCCACTTAAAGCCGTGGGCGTGTTTGAACTCTTAGAGCCACGGAGCTAGCCCCACGCCTCTACAGGCTTAGCAACCTGTATGCGGCATCAATGGCATGAAAGGAAGTGAAGGCTGGGATAGCTTCTGTTCTTGCGCGGAAACCATTGGTGTTCAATGGCATGGCTTTGAGGTCAGTGGATAAAGGGTAGATAGAGCAACTCTCGCCTGCGCCCTCTACAACAGCAGGCTGTACTCAAGTCACCTGCGTTAATTTACTAAATGTGACTAAAGACAGTTTGAAGACATAGACAGTTTTACTAGCGCAATGGCTGAATAGAGTTGCATCTAGTATGAAATAACTTCAGACTCCCACGTCACCCTCACGTTCAGAAGCTTACAATAATGCTCTACAACACACTTCGAGTCTGGATGCACAGGCCCGAATAGATGTATCCTCGGCGTGTGATTTGGAAAGTCTAATGCGTAAACTAGAGCCTGGCCTATTGCTCCCCTCCAGGACTCCACCGCCTTAACCTCAATCACTTCGGTTTGAGTCAGAAGATCGATATGACCAGCTTTTGTTTTGATTTCTCCAGTTCCCCCCTCTCGCCGATATAGAGCGTCGGCAACAGACTCCTCAGACATTCTACTCATCGATTCAGTATGATCTTCAGTGTCATCCATAGATGGATGTATGAGTTCAGGGC includes:
- a CDS encoding pentapeptide repeat-containing protein, which produces MRINLSGINLRGADLVGVDLRSANLSEANLIEANLSEADLRRATLSEADLSEADLIEASLRGVKLKTSVVELTVFGNNDGLTDTDKTALQERGAIFQDFPGETADIPVKR